GGCACCGACCTGACGGGGTACCGGGTGGAGGCGACTGATGGCCACATCGGCAAGGTCGACCGGCACACCGACCTGGTCGACTCCTCGCACATCGTGGTGGACACCGGCCCGTGGATCTTCGGCCGCGAGGTCCTGCTCCCGGCCGGGACCATCGCCCGGGTCGACGCGGCCGAGGAGACGGTGTGGGTCGACCGCACCAGGGACGAAGTGAAGAACTCCCCCGAGTTCGACAAGGACAAGCACACCGACGACCCGGAGTACCGCCGGCAGGTCAGCGACTACTACACCGACGGCTACACCGGCGACGGCAAACTCTGACCCACCTCGTACGGGCCGCCCGGCTCACCTGCACGGCGACGGTGTCAGCGGATACGGCCGCCTTCGGCGACCAGCCATTCGCCGGTTTCCCAGTCGGACGGGCCGTTCTCGATCCGGTAGCACAGGTCGAATCGGATCCCCAGACCCGGCCAAGGACTGACGACTGGTACGACGCGGAAAACCTCCTCAAGGTCGGGGAACGTCATACCTTCGGGCTCAGGAAACATCTGCTCCAGTTCGGCGCGGGTCAGGTCGGTCCAGAGCGCGAACTGCCACTGCGTCCGGGTCACCCACTGGTCGTAGACCAGCTCGAACCTGGGCTCGCGGCCGACGACGAAGTCACTGATGCCGCTGAGGAACTCATCCGATGCCGATGGAAGGACGAACGGCCAGTCCTCGCCGGTGGGATAGCGGTACATGGTGGATGTCGAGGCGAGTGCGGTCGTGAGGTCCCGCCACTGCTCGGGTGAGGTCGCACAGGCGGGCACGTTCACGCCCGTGTGATCGACGCGCCGGACGTGCCCGGCGATGCGGCGAGCCAGGTCCGCCATCTCGACCAGGGCTGACGTGGATGCCTCGGACGCGTCAGCGCCACCCCGCACACCGATGGAGTGACGTGCGTCGAAGGCGACTTCGGGCGCACGCACATCGGCCAGCTGAAAGATCGTCACCGGACGGGCATCGACAGGCTGCGGCGGGGTGAGGGTCAGGCGGTCACCCAGCCTGTCCGCCGCGCCCACGGTGAAGTCGGCGTACGCCACGTCGGCGAACATCGAGTGCAGCACGTCGAGGAAGCTGTGCGATCCCGCTGAGTTGGGCAGAAGGAACGTGATCTCGGACAGGCGATCCATGCGCCCGACCGTAGCCGAATGCGCGTGATTACCAGGGGTGATCACCAAGTCCTGCCTGGCGGCCCGTGGCCCCGGAAAAGATGCGCCGCCGCACAGGCGGAGGTACGAAGGGCCCGCGGACGGCGTACCCCGGAGCGGTAGCGACGTCCGTCGCCCCACCACCGCACGCCCACGCCGAGGAGAGGACACCGGGATGTTCGAGGAACGACGGGCCCGCCGCCAGGCCAACCGCGCTTTCGACCACGGCGAGGGGGTCACCCGCTACCGGATGCAGCAGAAGGTCCTCGCGATCGGCGACGACTACTGGATCGACAACGAGGACGGCGACCACGTCTACAAGGTCGACGGCAAGGCCCTGCGGATGCGCAAGACCTTCCACATCGAGGACCGCAGCGGACGGCGCGTCGCCACCGTGCAGAGCCGCCCGCTGCGGATCAAGGACTCGATGGAGATCGAGGACGCCGACGGCAAGCGCATCGCCATGGTGAAGAAGGCCCTGATCAGCCCGATCCACGACCGCTGGCTGATCAAGCAGGAGGACGGCCCCGAGCTCACCCTGCACGGCAACATCCTCGACCACGAGTACACCATCGAAGACGACGGCACCAAGATCGCCGAGGTTTCGAAAAAGTGGTTCCGTCTCCGCGACACCTACGGCCTGGACATCGGCCCGGACGCCGACCACGCCACCGTCCTGGCGGCGGCGATCGCAATCGACGCGATGTCCCACCCCGGAGATTGACAGCCGAACACGGGGTGTTGCGGATCAGTGCGGCCGGCGGCGGACCCGGGCCGCCAGCGCGAGGAGGGCGGCGGCCAGGGCGGTGGCGGCGAGGAAGAGGAGCCAGTTGCGGAGGTAGGGGAGCGGCAGCAGCGTCGGGTTGCCGCGGTCGTCGCCCGAACGGAGGACCGCCGGGACCGCCACGGTGCTCACCGCCGCCGCGACCAGCAGCCACCCGCGCAGCAGCGGACGGCGGACGGCGGCCGCGCCGACGGCGCAGACCAGCGGGAGCCACAGGCCGTCGTGGACCACCACCAGCCCGGCCGCCCAGAGCAGCACGGGCAGCGGCTCGGTGACGTACGGGTCGGTGAGCAGGCCGACCAGGCCGCAGCCGAGCAGGGCCAGGCCGCCGAGGGCCAGGGTGACGCGGACGACGCGCATGTCAGGGGTTCTCGATTCGGGTGGTCCGTCGGGTCGGTGGTGGGCCGAGGCGGTTCGGCCGTCAAGGGGTGTCAACGGGCGGGGCGGGTGGTTGCGCGGGTCAGGTGGCCTCGATGCGGGCGACCCATTTGGTCTGCAGGACACCGGGGCGGTTCGGGGCGATGATGCGGGCCGGGAAGCCGTGATCGGCCGTCAGCTGCCCTCCGTCCAGGGCGAGGGCGAGCAGGGTGAGCGGATCGTCGGCGTAGGCGGCGGGCATCTCGGTGACGCGGTACGGGCCCGCCGTCTCCAGGGAGGTGATCCGGACCGCGGTGCCCGGCGGGATTCCGGCGCGGCGCAGCAGGGTCGAGAGCCGTACGCCCGTCCAGCGGGCGTCCGCGCTCCAGCCCTCGACGCAGGCGATCGGCAGGTGGGCGGTGGTCTGCGGGAGGGCGCGGAGTTCGGCCAGGCCGATCCGGTAGGGGCTCGGCCCGGTGACGGCCAGGTGCCAGTCGGCGGGGACGGCGGTGGTGCCGGCCTGGGCGGCGGTGCGGTTCACCGGAAGGGGGTCGCCGCCGCTGCCCGGGCGGCGGGGTGCGAACAGGTCGAGCGGCCGCAGCGGGCCGACGGACTGGCCCGCGGTGGTGAGGGTGACCGCGCCGACGGCGGCCGCCACCCCCGCCAGCAGGGCCCGGCGCTCGGCGAGCCGGACGGACCTGACGCGCCGCCAGTGCGCCGCGATCACCGGGGCCTTGACGGCCAGGTGCAGCAGCAGCGCCCCGGTCGCCGTCCAGCCCACCCAGTAGTGGGTCTGCCGGAACGGGAACGGCCACGGGTACCACTGGAGCGTGTTGAGCAGGCCGGTGAACAGCTCCAGCAGCACGGCGGCGACCAGCACGGCGATCGACAGCCGTTCCAGGGCGTGCCGCACGCTGCGGGCGGGCGGCCACTCGAAGAGCCGCGGGTACACCGTCCACAGCTTGGCGCCCGTCAACGGGATCGCGGCCAGGCCGCTGATCACGTGCAGGCCCTGGGTGACCCGGTAGCCGGAGACCGGCCGCGCGGGCAGCCGGCCCGCCAGCCAGGACGGCGGGTCCTGCAGCAGGTGGCTGATCAGACCGGTCGCGAAGCACAGCAGCAGCGCCGCGCCGAGCCAGCGGCCCAGCACCACCGCGGTGCGCGGCTCGTGCGCGGCCGAGCGGAACGCGCCGGGGCGGAACGGGCCGCGCCGCAGCGCCTCCGGCGGGGCGGGCAGCGGCGGGTCGAAGCGCCGCGCGGCGGGGGAGGGTTCGGAGTCCACGCTGCCATCGAAGCGTGTCCGGCCGCCGCGAGCGCGCTTCGACGTGCTTACGGAATCCGAACGGCGCGACCGGCCCCACTGCCCGGCGGCGAGTGCCGACGGTGCGTCGGGCACTCGTGGCCGGGCGGGCGCTGACGGTGCGTCGGTCGGCGCAGTGGTTACGGAACGCGGACGGCGCGCCCCGCTGCCGCCGGGCGGGGCGGCTTCGGTGCGAAGGTGGGGCGGTGACCGCACGCCCCGTCCTGTTCTGCACCCTGGCCGTCCTCGCGCTGGCCGGGTGCCTCGCGCTGACCGTCACCGTCGGCGGCACCCTCGGCAACCGGGCGCCGCTGTACGGCTGGTACGCCGCCGACGCGGCCCTGTTCGCGGTGGCGCTGCTCCTGCTGCGCCGGGTGCCGCCGCGGCTGGTGCCGCGCATGGTGCTGGCGGGCGGCGTGCTGGTGGCCGCGGCCGGGCTGCTCGCCCCGCCCCGGACCAGCGACGACGCCTACCGGTACGGCTGGGACGGGCGGGTGCAGGCGGCGGGCGTCTCCCCGTACGCCCACCCGCCGCAGGACCCGGCGCTGGTGCGGCTGCGCGACCCCGGCCGGTTCCCGGTCGGCGACGGCTGCGACGGGTGGGACGAGCGGCGCACCGCCGACGGGGCCTGCACCCGGATCAACCGGCCCGCCGTGCACACCGTCTACCCGCCGCTGGCGGAGGTCTGGTTCCTCGCCCAGCACCCGTTCGGCGACCGGGTCCGGGTCGCCCAGGCCTTCGGGGCGGCGCTGGCGCTGGCCACCGCCGGGGTGCTGCTCGCCGTCACCGGCGGGCGGCGGCGGGCCGCGCTCTGGGCGTGGTGCCCGGGCGTCGCGGTGTGGGCGGTCAACGACGCGCACGTGGACACCCTGGGGGTGCTGCTGACGGTCGCCGGTCTCGGGTGGGCGGCCCGCGGCCGGGCGGCGGCCGGGGGCGCGGCGCTGGGCGCGGCCACCGCGGTGAAGCTGCTCCCCGCGCTCGCCCTGCCCGGCGCGCTCTCCGGGCTGCTGGCCCGCCGCCCGACCCGCCGCGACCTGGTGCTGTGTGCGGCGGCGCTCGGGGTCTTCGTCCTCTCCTATCTGCCGTACGTGGCGGCGTCCGGGGCCGGGGTGCTCGGCTACCTGCCCGGGTACCTGCACGAGGAGGGCTACCAGCAGGGCAACCTGGGGCGGTTCGGCCTGCTGCGGCTGGTGCTGCCCGACCCGCTGGTGCCCTGGGCCGCGGCCCTGGT
The DNA window shown above is from Streptomyces sp. TLI_171 and carries:
- a CDS encoding molybdopterin-dependent oxidoreductase produces the protein MPAPPEALRRGPFRPGAFRSAAHEPRTAVVLGRWLGAALLLCFATGLISHLLQDPPSWLAGRLPARPVSGYRVTQGLHVISGLAAIPLTGAKLWTVYPRLFEWPPARSVRHALERLSIAVLVAAVLLELFTGLLNTLQWYPWPFPFRQTHYWVGWTATGALLLHLAVKAPVIAAHWRRVRSVRLAERRALLAGVAAAVGAVTLTTAGQSVGPLRPLDLFAPRRPGSGGDPLPVNRTAAQAGTTAVPADWHLAVTGPSPYRIGLAELRALPQTTAHLPIACVEGWSADARWTGVRLSTLLRRAGIPPGTAVRITSLETAGPYRVTEMPAAYADDPLTLLALALDGGQLTADHGFPARIIAPNRPGVLQTKWVARIEAT
- a CDS encoding PRC domain containing protein, translated to MSSGLWGYEGAEGYAVGTDLTGYRVEATDGHIGKVDRHTDLVDSSHIVVDTGPWIFGREVLLPAGTIARVDAAEETVWVDRTRDEVKNSPEFDKDKHTDDPEYRRQVSDYYTDGYTGDGKL
- a CDS encoding glycosyltransferase 87 family protein; the protein is MTARPVLFCTLAVLALAGCLALTVTVGGTLGNRAPLYGWYAADAALFAVALLLLRRVPPRLVPRMVLAGGVLVAAAGLLAPPRTSDDAYRYGWDGRVQAAGVSPYAHPPQDPALVRLRDPGRFPVGDGCDGWDERRTADGACTRINRPAVHTVYPPLAEVWFLAQHPFGDRVRVAQAFGAALALATAGVLLAVTGGRRRAALWAWCPGVAVWAVNDAHVDTLGVLLTVAGLGWAARGRAAAGGAALGAATAVKLLPALALPGALSGLLARRPTRRDLVLCAAALGVFVLSYLPYVAASGAGVLGYLPGYLHEEGYQQGNLGRFGLLRLVLPDPLVPWAAALVLAALVLRVLRRGDPRRPWRGALLVTGGALLLIGPEYPWYGLLVVALAALDGRWEWLTVPAAGQLLYLAGGSEVQQLAYGAALLTVLAVAARRSLPLRAQMTEV
- a CDS encoding LURP-one-related/scramblase family protein → MFEERRARRQANRAFDHGEGVTRYRMQQKVLAIGDDYWIDNEDGDHVYKVDGKALRMRKTFHIEDRSGRRVATVQSRPLRIKDSMEIEDADGKRIAMVKKALISPIHDRWLIKQEDGPELTLHGNILDHEYTIEDDGTKIAEVSKKWFRLRDTYGLDIGPDADHATVLAAAIAIDAMSHPGD